One window of Pseudomonas sp. FP198 genomic DNA carries:
- a CDS encoding ABC transporter substrate-binding protein, which translates to MDRTTFKPLLLTLALLSGAPLAQAATTLVYCSEASPAGFDPSQYTSGTDFDASAETVFNRLTQFKRGGTEVEPGLASSWEVSADGLAYTFHLREGVKFHTTDYFTPSRDFNADDVLFTFQRLLDPQHPFRQAYPTESPYFTDMGLTTTINNVEKVDEHTVRFSLNNVDAAFVQNLAMSFASVQSAEYAAQLLKEGKAGDLNQKPIGTGPFVFKRYQKDSQIRYAANTAYWKPEDVKLDNLIFSITPDAAVRLQKLKRGECQVSGYPRPADIEVMEQDPNLRVLRQPGFNLGFLAYNVTHPPLDQLKVRQALDMAIDKPAIIKAVYQGAGQLAQNALPPAQWSFDPAIQDAPHDVTKAKALLKEAGVAPGTTIDLWAMTVQRASNPNARMSAQMIQQDWAKVGIKANIVSYEWGEYIKRAKNGEHDAMIYGWTGDNGDPDNWLGVLYSCAAVKGSNYAKWCDPAYDRLVQQAKVSTDRQQRIDLYRQAQKILKQQVPITPIANSTVFQPIRKEVVDFKLSPFGLTPFYGVGLNK; encoded by the coding sequence ATGGACAGAACCACCTTCAAACCCCTCTTGCTTACGCTTGCCCTGCTGAGCGGCGCCCCACTGGCCCAGGCCGCGACCACCCTGGTCTATTGCTCCGAAGCCAGCCCCGCCGGCTTCGATCCCAGCCAATACACCAGCGGCACCGACTTCGATGCCTCGGCCGAAACCGTCTTCAACCGCCTCACCCAATTCAAGCGCGGCGGCACCGAAGTCGAGCCCGGGTTGGCGTCGAGCTGGGAGGTATCCGCCGATGGCCTTGCCTACACCTTCCACCTGCGCGAGGGTGTGAAGTTTCATACCACCGACTACTTCACCCCGAGCCGCGACTTCAACGCCGACGACGTGCTGTTCACGTTCCAGCGCCTGCTCGATCCGCAACACCCGTTCCGCCAGGCCTACCCCACCGAGTCGCCGTACTTCACCGACATGGGCCTGACCACCACGATCAATAACGTCGAAAAGGTCGACGAGCACACCGTGCGCTTCAGCCTGAACAACGTCGACGCGGCATTCGTGCAGAACCTGGCGATGAGTTTTGCCTCCGTGCAGTCCGCCGAGTACGCAGCGCAGCTATTGAAGGAAGGCAAGGCCGGCGATCTCAACCAGAAGCCCATCGGCACCGGACCGTTTGTGTTCAAGCGCTATCAGAAGGATTCGCAGATCCGCTACGCCGCCAACACCGCGTACTGGAAGCCCGAGGACGTGAAGCTCGACAACCTGATTTTTTCCATCACCCCGGACGCCGCCGTGCGCCTGCAAAAGCTCAAGCGCGGCGAATGCCAGGTCAGCGGTTATCCACGTCCGGCCGACATCGAAGTGATGGAGCAAGACCCGAACCTGCGCGTGCTCAGGCAGCCCGGTTTCAACCTGGGTTTCCTCGCCTATAACGTGACGCATCCGCCGCTGGACCAACTCAAGGTCCGTCAGGCGCTGGACATGGCCATCGACAAGCCGGCCATCATCAAGGCCGTGTACCAGGGCGCCGGGCAGCTGGCGCAGAACGCCTTGCCCCCGGCCCAATGGTCGTTCGACCCGGCGATCCAGGATGCGCCCCATGACGTGACCAAGGCCAAGGCACTCCTCAAGGAAGCCGGGGTTGCGCCCGGTACAACCATCGATTTATGGGCAATGACGGTGCAGCGCGCCTCCAACCCCAATGCGCGAATGTCTGCGCAAATGATCCAGCAGGACTGGGCCAAAGTTGGCATCAAGGCCAACATCGTCAGCTACGAATGGGGCGAGTACATCAAGCGCGCCAAGAATGGCGAACACGACGCGATGATCTACGGCTGGACCGGCGACAACGGCGATCCGGACAACTGGCTCGGCGTGCTGTACAGCTGCGCGGCGGTCAAGGGCAGCAACTACGCCAAGTGGTGCGACCCGGCCTACGACCGGCTGGTCCAGCAGGCCAAGGTCTCGACCGACCGCCAGCAACGCATCGACCTGTACCGCCAGGCGCAGAAAATCCTCAAGCAGCAGGTGCCCATCACCCCCATCGCCAACTCGACGGTGTTCCAGCCGATACGCAAGGAAGTGGTCGATTTCAAGCTCAGCCCGTTCGGGCTTACACCCTTCTACGGCGTGGGTTTGAACAAGTAA
- a CDS encoding response regulator transcription factor — protein MSDEIQVDGEELPHLLLVDDDATFTRVMARAMSRRGFRVSTAGSAEEGLTIAQADLPDYAALDLKMDGDSGLVLLPKLLELDPEMRVVILTGYSSIATAVEAIKRGACNYLCKPADADDVLAALLSEHADLDTLVPENPMSVDRLQWEHIQRVLTEHEGNISATARALGMHRRTLQRKLQKRPVRR, from the coding sequence ATGAGTGACGAGATCCAAGTCGACGGCGAAGAACTGCCGCACCTGTTGCTGGTGGACGACGATGCCACCTTCACCCGCGTCATGGCCCGGGCCATGTCCCGACGCGGTTTTCGCGTCAGCACCGCCGGTTCCGCCGAAGAGGGCCTGACCATCGCCCAGGCCGACCTGCCGGACTACGCCGCCCTCGACCTGAAGATGGATGGCGACTCAGGGCTGGTGCTGCTGCCCAAGCTGCTGGAACTCGACCCGGAAATGCGCGTGGTGATCCTCACCGGTTATTCAAGCATCGCCACGGCGGTCGAGGCGATCAAGCGCGGCGCCTGCAACTATCTGTGCAAACCGGCCGACGCCGACGACGTGCTGGCCGCGCTGTTGTCCGAGCACGCCGACCTGGACACCCTGGTGCCGGAAAACCCGATGTCGGTGGACCGCCTGCAGTGGGAACACATCCAGCGGGTGCTGACCGAGCACGAAGGCAACATCTCCGCCACCGCCCGCGCCCTGGGCATGCACCGGCGGACCTTGCAGCGCAAATTGCAGAAGCGTCCGGTACGTCGCTGA
- a CDS encoding ATP-binding protein, which yields MLAPLQMTSASRQNLWRLTFIRILVLAAQAGSVGLAYWFDLLPLPWLQLAITLVCSSVLCALTAIRLRTSWPVTELEYAVQLACDLFIHSALLYFSGGSTNPFVSYYLVPLTIAAVTLPWRFSLILSGIALALYTLLLARFYPLETFPIARENLQIYGMWLSFALAAAVITFFAARMAEELRRQEELRAIRREEGLRDEQLLAVATQAAGAAHELGTPLATMSVLLKEMRQDHHDPALQEDLGVLQDQVQLCKETLQYLVRAAEANRRLAIEMQDVTDWLDEALNRWHLMRPEASYRFQCLGQGTVPRMAPPPDLTQALLNLLNNAADACPEGLEVVLDWNAYELTICIRDHGAGVPLAIAEQIGKPFYTTKGKGFGLGLFLSKASVTRAGGSVKLYPHEEGGTLTELRLPHADRGDEYE from the coding sequence ATGCTCGCCCCTTTGCAAATGACTTCCGCTTCGCGCCAGAACCTCTGGCGTCTGACGTTCATCCGCATTCTGGTCCTCGCGGCCCAGGCCGGCTCCGTGGGGCTTGCCTATTGGTTCGACCTGCTGCCGCTGCCCTGGCTGCAACTGGCGATTACCCTGGTGTGCTCCAGCGTACTCTGCGCATTGACGGCGATTCGCCTGCGCACTTCCTGGCCAGTGACCGAGCTTGAATACGCCGTGCAACTGGCCTGCGACTTGTTTATCCACAGTGCGCTGCTGTATTTCTCCGGCGGGTCGACCAACCCCTTCGTGTCGTATTACCTGGTACCGCTGACGATTGCTGCGGTCACGCTGCCGTGGCGTTTTTCGCTGATCCTGTCCGGCATCGCCCTGGCGCTGTACACCTTGTTGCTGGCGCGGTTCTATCCGCTGGAAACCTTTCCCATTGCCCGGGAAAACCTGCAGATCTACGGCATGTGGCTGAGTTTTGCCCTGGCCGCGGCGGTCATCACGTTTTTTGCCGCGCGCATGGCCGAGGAGCTGCGTCGCCAGGAAGAGCTGCGGGCGATTCGCCGCGAAGAAGGCCTGCGCGACGAGCAGCTGCTGGCCGTGGCAACCCAGGCCGCCGGCGCCGCCCATGAATTGGGCACGCCGCTGGCGACCATGAGCGTGCTGCTCAAGGAAATGCGCCAGGATCATCATGATCCGGCGTTGCAGGAAGATCTCGGCGTGCTGCAGGACCAGGTCCAGCTGTGCAAGGAAACCCTGCAATACCTGGTGCGTGCCGCCGAGGCGAACCGCCGGCTGGCCATCGAAATGCAGGACGTCACCGACTGGCTCGACGAGGCCCTGAATCGCTGGCACCTGATGCGCCCCGAAGCCAGTTATCGCTTCCAGTGCCTGGGCCAGGGCACGGTGCCGCGCATGGCGCCGCCGCCGGACCTGACCCAGGCCTTGCTGAACCTGCTGAACAACGCCGCCGACGCCTGCCCCGAAGGCCTGGAAGTGGTACTGGACTGGAACGCCTATGAACTGACGATCTGCATTCGCGACCACGGCGCCGGTGTGCCGCTGGCGATTGCCGAGCAGATCGGCAAACCGTTTTACACCACCAAGGGCAAGGGTTTCGGCCTCGGCCTGTTTCTGAGCAAGGCCAGCGTGACACGCGCCGGCGGCTCGGTGAAACTCTACCCCCATGAGGAGGGCGGCACGCTCACCGAGCTGCGCCTGCCCCATGCCGACCGAGGAGACGAATATGAGTGA
- a CDS encoding MFS transporter — translation MQETKPTHVRYLILLMLFLVTTINYADRATIAIAGSSLQKDLGIDAVTLGYIFSAFGWAYVAGQIPGGWLLDRFGSKKIYALSIFTWSLFTVLQGYVGEFGMSTAVVALFMLRFLVGLAEAPSFPGNARIVAAWFPTAERGTASAIFNSAQYFATVLFAPLMGWIVYRFGWQHVFIVMGVIGIVFSLVWLKVIYSPRQHPMINEAEFNHIASNGAMVDMDQDKGKEKKADGPKWDYIRQLLTNRMMLGVYLGQYCINGITYFFLTWFPVYLVQERGMTILKAGFIASLPAICGFIGGVLGGVISDYLLRKGHSLTFARKAPIIAGLLVSSSIVACNYVDIEWMVVGFMALAFFGKGVGALGWAVVSDTSPKQIAGLSGGLFNTFGNLASITTPIVIGYIISSTGSFKWALVFVGCNALMAVFSYLVIVGPIKRVVLKEPAAKDVDLSSLSEAKS, via the coding sequence ATGCAAGAGACCAAGCCGACGCACGTCCGCTATTTGATCCTGCTCATGCTGTTTTTGGTGACAACGATCAACTATGCCGACCGTGCCACCATCGCCATCGCTGGCTCCAGCCTGCAAAAAGACCTCGGCATCGATGCCGTCACCCTCGGTTATATCTTCTCCGCCTTCGGCTGGGCCTACGTGGCCGGGCAGATTCCTGGCGGCTGGCTGCTCGACCGTTTCGGTTCGAAAAAAATCTATGCCCTGAGCATTTTCACTTGGTCGTTGTTCACCGTGCTGCAAGGCTATGTCGGTGAATTCGGCATGTCCACGGCGGTGGTTGCGCTGTTCATGCTGCGCTTCCTGGTCGGGCTGGCCGAAGCGCCTTCCTTCCCGGGCAACGCCCGTATCGTCGCGGCCTGGTTCCCCACTGCGGAACGCGGCACCGCCTCGGCGATCTTCAACTCGGCGCAGTATTTCGCCACCGTACTGTTCGCACCGCTGATGGGCTGGATCGTCTACCGCTTCGGCTGGCAGCACGTGTTCATCGTGATGGGCGTGATCGGTATCGTGTTCTCGCTGGTCTGGCTGAAGGTGATCTACAGCCCGCGCCAGCACCCGATGATCAACGAGGCCGAGTTCAATCACATCGCGTCCAACGGCGCGATGGTCGACATGGATCAGGACAAGGGCAAAGAAAAGAAAGCCGATGGTCCGAAGTGGGATTACATTCGCCAGCTGCTGACCAACCGTATGATGCTGGGCGTATATCTGGGCCAATACTGCATCAACGGCATTACCTACTTCTTCCTGACCTGGTTCCCGGTGTACCTGGTGCAGGAACGCGGCATGACCATCCTCAAGGCCGGTTTCATCGCGTCCTTGCCAGCCATCTGTGGATTTATCGGCGGCGTGCTTGGCGGGGTGATTTCCGACTACCTGCTGCGCAAGGGCCACTCGCTGACCTTCGCCCGCAAGGCGCCGATCATCGCCGGCCTGCTGGTGTCCAGCAGCATCGTGGCGTGCAACTATGTGGACATCGAATGGATGGTGGTGGGCTTCATGGCCCTGGCCTTCTTCGGTAAAGGCGTCGGTGCACTGGGCTGGGCCGTGGTCTCCGACACCTCGCCAAAACAGATCGCCGGCTTGAGCGGTGGCCTGTTCAACACCTTCGGCAACCTGGCGTCGATTACCACGCCAATCGTCATCGGCTACATCATCAGCTCAACCGGTTCGTTCAAGTGGGCGCTGGTGTTTGTCGGTTGCAACGCGCTGATGGCGGTGTTCAGCTACCTGGTTATCGTGGGCCCGATCAAGCGTGTCGTGCTCAAGGAACCAGCGGCCAAGGATGTCGATCTCTCCAGCCTGTCTGAAGCCAAATCCTGA
- a CDS encoding ABC transporter ATP-binding protein/permease, whose amino-acid sequence MNQNAEYSAVNDAVRGQFFRRVWQMTTPYWRSEEKGKAWTLLIAVIALSLFSVAISVWLNNWYKDFYNALQEKNSEAFWKLILYFGGIATVAILGAVYRLYLTQMLTIRWRAWLTEQHFARWLNDKNYYRLEQGGYTDNPDQRISEDLNSFTSTTLSLGLGLLRTVVSLVSFSIILWGVSGSIEVFGYTIPGYMFWCALLYAAVGSWLTHLIGRRLIGLNNNQQRFEADLRFSMVRVRENAESIALYNGEPNENRRLSERFGLVWHNFWDIMRVSKRLTFFTSGYGQIAIIFPFIVAAPRYFSGKIQLGELMQINSAFGNVQENFSWFIDAYASLAAWRATCDRLLSFRQAMSDNEDRVPAIDVQNQGNELKVRNLGLDLSDGRHLLTRAELSVEPGERVMLSGRSGSGKSTLLRAMGHLWPAGHGSILLPSARYLFLPQKPYLPIGSLREVLSYPQAGDIYPNERYAQVLETCRLPHLISRLDESNHWQRMLSPGEQQRLAFARALLYAPLWLYMDEATSAMDEEDEATLYQALLDQLPGLSIISVGHRSSLKRFHGRHVRIENGQLVEQAVTA is encoded by the coding sequence ATGAATCAGAACGCTGAATATTCCGCGGTCAATGACGCGGTGCGCGGCCAGTTTTTCCGCCGTGTCTGGCAAATGACCACGCCATACTGGCGCAGTGAGGAGAAGGGCAAGGCCTGGACGCTGTTGATCGCGGTGATTGCGCTGTCGCTGTTCAGCGTGGCGATTTCGGTGTGGCTGAACAATTGGTACAAGGATTTTTATAACGCCCTGCAGGAAAAGAACAGCGAGGCGTTCTGGAAATTGATCCTGTATTTCGGCGGCATCGCCACGGTGGCGATCCTCGGCGCCGTGTATCGTCTCTACCTCACCCAGATGCTCACGATTCGCTGGCGGGCCTGGCTCACCGAGCAGCATTTTGCCCGTTGGCTGAACGACAAGAATTATTACCGGCTGGAGCAAGGCGGCTACACCGACAACCCTGACCAGCGGATTTCCGAAGATCTCAACAGCTTCACTTCCACGACGTTGAGCCTGGGCTTGGGGCTGCTGCGTACCGTGGTCAGCCTGGTGTCGTTCTCGATCATTCTGTGGGGCGTGTCGGGCAGCATCGAAGTGTTCGGCTACACAATCCCTGGCTATATGTTCTGGTGCGCGCTGCTGTATGCGGCAGTGGGCAGTTGGCTGACGCATCTGATCGGTCGACGCCTGATCGGCCTGAACAACAACCAGCAGCGCTTCGAAGCCGACCTGCGATTTTCCATGGTGCGGGTGCGGGAAAACGCCGAGAGCATTGCGCTGTACAACGGCGAACCCAACGAGAACCGCCGCCTGAGCGAGCGTTTCGGCCTGGTGTGGCACAACTTCTGGGACATCATGCGCGTGTCCAAGCGCCTGACGTTCTTTACCTCTGGTTACGGGCAGATCGCGATCATCTTTCCGTTCATCGTCGCTGCGCCGCGTTATTTTTCCGGAAAGATCCAGCTGGGCGAGCTCATGCAGATCAACTCGGCGTTCGGCAATGTGCAGGAGAATTTCAGCTGGTTCATCGATGCTTACGCCTCGCTCGCCGCTTGGCGCGCCACTTGTGACCGTCTGCTGAGTTTCCGCCAGGCCATGAGCGACAACGAAGACCGGGTGCCGGCCATCGATGTGCAAAACCAGGGCAACGAACTGAAAGTCCGCAACCTCGGCCTGGACCTGAGCGACGGTCGTCATTTGCTCACCCGCGCTGAACTGAGTGTCGAACCGGGTGAGCGGGTGATGCTCAGCGGGCGTTCCGGCAGTGGCAAGTCCACCTTGCTGCGGGCGATGGGGCATTTGTGGCCCGCCGGGCACGGCAGCATCCTGTTGCCTTCGGCGCGTTATCTGTTCCTGCCGCAAAAGCCTTACCTGCCGATTGGCAGCCTGCGCGAGGTGTTGAGTTATCCACAAGCGGGCGATATCTACCCCAACGAACGTTATGCACAGGTGCTGGAAACCTGTCGCCTGCCGCACCTGATTTCGCGGCTGGACGAAAGCAACCATTGGCAACGCATGCTCTCGCCGGGCGAGCAACAGCGCCTGGCCTTTGCCCGGGCATTGCTGTACGCGCCACTGTGGTTGTACATGGACGAAGCGACTTCGGCGATGGATGAAGAAGACGAGGCGACGCTGTACCAGGCTTTGCTCGACCAGTTGCCAGGCCTGAGCATCATCAGCGTCGGCCATCGAAGCAGTTTGAAACGTTTCCATGGGCGACATGTGCGCATCGAGAATGGCCAACTGGTGGAGCAGGCCGTAACCGCCTGA
- the kdgD gene encoding 5-dehydro-4-deoxyglucarate dehydratase has protein sequence MNPQELKSILSSGLLSFPVTDFTANGDFNRDSYIKRLEWLAPYGASALFAAGGTGEFFSLAASEYSQVIKTAVDTCATSVPILAGVGGATRQAIEYAQEAERLGAKGLLLLPHYLTEASQDGVAAHVEAVCKSVKIGVVVYNRNVCRLNATQLEQLAERCPNLIGYKDGLGDIELMVSIRRRLGDRFSYLGGLPTAEVYAAAYKALGVPVYSSAVFNFIPKTAMDFYHAIAREDHETVGKIIDDFFLPYLDIRNRKAGYAVSIVKAGAKIVGYDAGPVRTPLTDLLPEEYEALAALIDKQGKQ, from the coding sequence ATGAATCCACAAGAACTGAAGTCCATCCTCTCGTCTGGCCTGCTGTCGTTCCCGGTCACCGATTTCACTGCCAACGGCGATTTCAATCGCGACAGCTACATCAAGCGCCTCGAGTGGCTGGCCCCGTATGGCGCCTCTGCATTGTTCGCAGCGGGCGGCACCGGTGAATTCTTCTCCCTGGCCGCCAGTGAGTATTCGCAAGTCATCAAGACCGCCGTCGATACCTGCGCCACCAGCGTGCCAATCCTCGCCGGTGTCGGCGGTGCGACCCGGCAGGCCATCGAATACGCTCAGGAAGCCGAGCGTCTGGGTGCCAAGGGCTTGCTGCTGCTGCCGCACTACCTGACCGAAGCCAGCCAGGACGGCGTTGCCGCCCACGTTGAAGCCGTGTGCAAATCGGTGAAGATCGGCGTGGTGGTCTACAACCGTAACGTCTGCCGCCTGAACGCCACCCAGCTGGAGCAGTTGGCCGAGCGTTGCCCGAACCTGATCGGCTACAAGGACGGCCTGGGCGATATCGAATTGATGGTGTCGATCCGTCGTCGCCTCGGCGATCGCTTCAGCTACCTGGGCGGCCTGCCGACCGCCGAAGTCTACGCCGCTGCCTACAAGGCGCTGGGCGTACCGGTCTACTCCTCGGCGGTGTTCAACTTCATCCCGAAAACCGCGATGGACTTCTACCACGCCATTGCCCGCGAAGATCACGAAACCGTCGGCAAGATCATCGACGATTTCTTCCTGCCGTACCTGGACATCCGCAACCGCAAGGCCGGTTACGCGGTGAGCATCGTCAAGGCCGGTGCGAAAATCGTTGGCTACGACGCGGGCCCTGTGCGCACGCCGCTGACCGACCTGCTGCCAGAAGAGTACGAAGCCCTGGCCGCGCTGATCGACAAGCAAGGCAAGCAGTAA
- a CDS encoding DUF6124 family protein, whose translation MNKGKNEPKFNSANPLAELDAIEELLKDGAAAERVLDHHLNPKPPETSTDPRIDSLFSVTADADADTLLSSTSEILASIKAMAEDLAFEVEGTRRSVALGIHQLVELCQLLVDKALDQLEAQASPAP comes from the coding sequence ATGAACAAAGGAAAGAATGAGCCAAAATTCAACAGCGCGAATCCTCTCGCGGAACTCGATGCTATCGAAGAACTGCTAAAGGACGGCGCCGCCGCCGAGCGAGTCCTTGATCATCACCTCAACCCGAAACCACCTGAAACAAGTACCGATCCACGCATTGACAGTCTGTTCTCAGTCACGGCAGATGCCGATGCCGACACGCTGCTGAGCAGTACTTCGGAAATCCTGGCTTCGATCAAAGCCATGGCCGAGGATCTGGCCTTCGAAGTGGAGGGCACGCGGCGCAGTGTGGCGCTGGGGATTCATCAGTTGGTGGAGTTGTGCCAGCTGCTGGTGGACAAGGCGTTGGATCAGCTTGAAGCGCAGGCCAGCCCGGCACCTTGA
- a CDS encoding FadR/GntR family transcriptional regulator, with the protein MENPLNVPRLPRKRRSLAQELVTVLSEQIRDGLLKRGDKLPTESAIMEAHGVSRTVVREAISRLQAAGQVETRHGIGTFVLDTPSPSGFRIDPATVVTLRDVLAILELRISLEVESAGLAAQRRSDEQLAAMRAALDALNESAAHASDAVASDFAFHLEIALSTGNRYFTDIMTHLGTSIIPRTRLNSARLAHDDQQHYMDRLSREHEEIYEAIARQDSDAARAAMRLHLTNSRERLRQAHEEAQAQG; encoded by the coding sequence ATGGAAAACCCGCTCAACGTCCCACGTCTTCCCCGCAAGCGCCGCAGCCTGGCGCAGGAGCTGGTGACGGTGCTGTCCGAGCAGATTCGCGACGGTCTGCTCAAGCGTGGCGATAAATTGCCCACCGAGTCGGCGATCATGGAAGCCCATGGCGTCAGCCGCACTGTGGTGCGCGAGGCGATCTCCCGTTTGCAGGCGGCAGGGCAAGTGGAAACCCGCCACGGTATCGGCACCTTCGTGCTCGACACGCCGAGCCCGAGCGGCTTTCGCATCGACCCGGCGACGGTGGTCACCTTGCGTGATGTGCTGGCGATCCTCGAATTGCGCATCAGCCTGGAGGTGGAATCGGCCGGGCTGGCGGCGCAGCGCCGTAGCGACGAACAATTGGCAGCGATGCGCGCGGCCCTCGACGCCTTGAATGAAAGCGCCGCCCACGCCAGCGACGCGGTGGCCTCGGACTTCGCTTTCCACCTGGAAATCGCCCTGTCCACCGGCAACCGCTACTTCACCGACATCATGACCCACCTGGGCACCAGCATCATCCCGCGTACCCGGCTGAACTCGGCGCGCCTGGCCCACGACGACCAGCAGCATTACATGGACCGCCTGAGCCGCGAGCACGAAGAAATCTACGAAGCCATTGCCCGCCAGGATTCCGATGCGGCCCGCGCGGCCATGCGCCTGCATCTGACCAACAGCCGCGAGCGGCTGCGCCAGGCCCATGAAGAGGCACAAGCACAAGGCTGA
- a CDS encoding SIMPL domain-containing protein (The SIMPL domain is named for its presence in mouse protein SIMPL (signalling molecule that associates with mouse pelle-like kinase). Bacterial member BP26, from Brucella, was shown to assemble into a channel-like structure, while YggE from E. coli has been associated with resistance to oxidative stress.) yields MHTFSRPATLLALSLGAVVSLPALAADELHYNQISLHAEASQEVARDLMIVTLYTEEQNTDPAKLAAAVSTTLNKAIGQAKQVKDINLRQGSRNSYPVYDNKGGKITGWRERAELRLESADFAALSKLTGELLGDMKMAGMDFAIATATRQTSEDALLKDAVNAFKARAQLATEALGGKGYKIVNLNFNTNGYPQPYMRPQMMMKAASMDAESVTPEVEAGTSKVTMTADGVVEVLMQ; encoded by the coding sequence ATGCACACGTTCAGTCGCCCCGCCACCCTGCTCGCCCTCAGCCTCGGCGCCGTCGTCAGCCTGCCGGCCCTGGCCGCCGATGAGCTGCACTACAACCAGATATCCCTGCACGCCGAAGCCAGCCAGGAAGTGGCCCGCGACCTGATGATCGTCACCCTCTACACCGAGGAACAAAACACCGACCCGGCCAAACTCGCCGCCGCCGTCAGCACCACGCTGAACAAAGCCATCGGCCAGGCCAAGCAAGTCAAGGACATCAACCTGCGCCAGGGCAGCCGCAACAGCTACCCGGTCTACGACAACAAAGGCGGGAAAATCACCGGCTGGCGCGAACGCGCCGAGCTGCGCCTGGAAAGCGCCGACTTCGCCGCCCTGTCCAAACTCACCGGCGAACTGCTGGGCGACATGAAAATGGCCGGCATGGACTTCGCCATCGCCACCGCCACCCGCCAGACCAGCGAAGACGCCCTGCTCAAGGACGCCGTCAACGCCTTCAAGGCCCGCGCCCAACTCGCCACCGAAGCCCTGGGCGGCAAGGGCTACAAGATCGTCAACCTGAACTTCAACACCAACGGTTATCCACAACCGTACATGCGCCCGCAAATGATGATGAAAGCGGCGTCCATGGACGCCGAGTCGGTCACGCCTGAGGTTGAAGCCGGCACCAGCAAAGTGACCATGACGGCGGATGGGGTGGTTGAGGTGTTGATGCAGTAG